The Ovis canadensis isolate MfBH-ARS-UI-01 breed Bighorn chromosome 13, ARS-UI_OviCan_v2, whole genome shotgun sequence genome includes a region encoding these proteins:
- the SHLD1 gene encoding shieldin complex subunit 1 isoform X3 — MATQETTPGSQTEESNALDLPSAYDIRDYVLQRPSQETNSEAFSSEEACSIPCSSDVDPAVDL; from the exons ATGGCAACCCAAGAGACCACTCCAGGTAGCCAGACAGAGGAGAGCAATGCTTTAGACCTGCCATCAGCTTACGACATAAGGGATTATGTGTTGCAGAGACCCAGCCAGGAGACCAACAGTGAGGCTTTTAGTTCTGAGGAAGCTTGTTCTATTCCTTGCTCTTCTGATGTGGATCCAG CGGTGGATCTCTGA